The sequence below is a genomic window from Sorangiineae bacterium MSr12523.
GTGGCGTCGCCATGACCGGCGGTGTGGTGGGCGTGGCCGCGCTCCTTACTTCGTTGGGTTTGCTCATGGCCGCCACGTTCCACGAAACGTGCCTCAATCTTTATCGTGCTTGCGCAGACGAAGCCGAGAGAGCCAAGGAAAGCGACCAGTTTCGTGACCAGGCCACCGTCTCGTTCCTCGCGGGGGCGGCGGTGCTGGCCATAAGCGCCTTGTCACTCGTTCTCATGAATGAGATCTCGACGACGGGCCAGGTCGTCAAGGCGGCACAGCGCCCCGTGAAGCCGGCGGCCGTTTGGCGTGTGCCGGCCCCCAGCGTCATCCGAACGCCTCCCGCGACGGACCTTCCTCGAGCGACAATTGCACCTTTGTTTAGAGTAACCTTTTAGCCATTCATCGAGAATCGATTTGGTCGTCGGGAGGGCCGAAGAATCGCTCAATGCAAAGGCGCGGGATTGGGTGCGTCGGCTCGAATTCGAAACGTGAACGAGTAGGGCACCGCCATGATCTGGCCGTTATAGATTGGTGGCCTGATTCGATACGTCGACTCGATAGTGCGCAATGCCTCGGAGGTGGCCACTTCGCACCCGGGGACCGCAACGTCGCTATGGCATTTCGACACGATGCCATCCAGCCCGAGCTGACAGCGAATGATGACGGCTGCCACCTCGACATTCGAGGCCGCGCACGACTTCCCATCTTGGAAGAACGAGGGCTCCGTCCCCGAGAGCCGCTTGGGACGAACCCACCCCGTCGAGCGGTACTCATCTCCGTAGTCCGCGATGGTCCAGGCCCGAGGCGGCGGCACCACTTGCGTGCTTGACCCTGGGTTGCCCGCCGAGGCGGGCGCCTTTCCCGCCTCCCCTGCGCACCCAAGCAGCATCGTGGCTATTACCGCGACATTGAGCCCATGAATCCGCGCTCTTGCTCTCGAGATCAATCTGCTCCGCCTCCTTCAAGCCGAGAACCACGTTTGGCGCCATACACTTAGTAAATTCCGCCCCACGATGTCCACCGCGTGCTCACTCTCGGCGGCCGAATTTCGTTTGCAGTTCGTCGAGTATCTGACGCAGATGCGCATCGCTCTCGTGATCGTCGGCCTGCGCGATTCGCTGTCGAATGGCCAGGATGTGCGCCGTCGAAAGCGCGTTTTCGGCGGATGTCTCGACGTCTGGCTTTACCCCTGTGCCTTCCCAGTTGGTCTTGGTAATCGGATTGATGGGCCGACCGTCGGGAATGAACACGGAAAAGTGCTCGGTAACGCGGTGCTCGTCACAAGGATTGGCGCCCCCACGTGTCGTCTCACCGATGATGACGGCACGTTTCAGAGCCTTGAGATCGTAAGTGAACTCCTCCGCGCTCGAAAATGTGCGTGTGCTCGTGAGGATGTACACGGGTTTCTTCGAACCGAAGCGCTTAGCGGGTATCAACGGGAGAGTCCAAAATTCCCGAATCCGATCGTCACGTCGGAAATAAATGTCGTTCAAATGCACCGGTTCCGCGTCGAAAAGATATGTCGCGACGAAGGCCACCATCGCAGGTTCGCCACCGCCATTTTGGCGCAGGTCAATGATCAGGGCGTCCGTGTCCGCAAGGGAGGTCATCGCCGCTGCAGCAGTTTCCCCCGCCAAACTGGGCTCGAAAAAGCGACGCATCTCGAGGTAGCCGATGTTTCCCTCGAGCCGCTCGACACGCTCGATACCGTAATTGACACCGCGCGCGAACCTCGTCTCTCGCTCACGCTTGGCAAGATCCGTTGGTTTGGCCGGGTCGCGGTCGGGCGGAACCGGGGAGGCGCTGTATCGAACCCGCAGGTGCTTGTCGTGGCTGATCTCGCGTAGATGCTCGGTGAGCAAGTGCGCAAGCATGACCGAGCTCCTAACCCCGTCGTACTCATGCCGCTGCACCCTCGCACGGACGGCCGCGACCATTCTCGTCGCAACGTCTGGGAAGACGTACGTTGCGGGGAGCTTTTCGAGTACTCCATCGATGACCTGGGTGCGAAGTGCGGCATCAATCGGAGCATCCGGCTCCGGTCGCATGGTCCCGCTTGCGTCCGTCGCAGGGAGCGTCATCGTCACCCCAGAAGACGGGTGACCGGGCGAACGAGCCGCGCAACCGACGGTGGCGACGAGTGCGAGGGCAAAAGGAATAAGAGATCTCATGGTTCGAGTCTTCTTTCGTGCTGGCCCACCCTACTCCGCCCAGCCACGAAACCCGAATATTGCGCTTTGCCGCCTCGCGATTCACGCTCGCTATCGTCACCATAACATCAGGCCATGTACCTTGGCTGAGATTGCCCGCATGGAATGGCGCTCGTACCAACGCGTGTTGGCGTGCCGTCGACGGATCCCGTCGAGCACGAATTTCTGCAGCGGACAAAAAAAGTCTGGGGTGGTGATGGAAACCGCGTGGAGACGCCAAATGTCGGAGTGATGGTCTCGACAAGGATTACTTCGATGAAGTCAGCCTCCATCTCCTTGGGATTCGTGCTCATTGCCTTGGGCGCCTGCTCATCCGGCCAGGCCGCGCCGAGTAGCGATAGAAACAACGTTTCACCCAGCGACGCTGCGGATGCAAGCGATGGCGGCGCCGTCCATGATGCCGGCGATGGCGGCGCCGTCCATGACGCCGACGACGGCGGCTCGGCCCCGGACGCAGGTGGCAACGCGGCGCCACTAGGTCAGGTGGGTGCAGCCACCGACGGAACGCAAGCGTTCTTCGTTTGGACGGGTGGCGTCCAAGCAGGAGTCCACGGCGCACGCATTGCCGAGGATGGGACGATCCTCGGGCGGGTCACATTGGCCTCGGACACGACGGCTTATCAAAATGTGGCGGCC
It includes:
- a CDS encoding S41 family peptidase, which codes for MRSLIPFALALVATVGCAARSPGHPSSGVTMTLPATDASGTMRPEPDAPIDAALRTQVIDGVLEKLPATYVFPDVATRMVAAVRARVQRHEYDGVRSSVMLAHLLTEHLREISHDKHLRVRYSASPVPPDRDPAKPTDLAKRERETRFARGVNYGIERVERLEGNIGYLEMRRFFEPSLAGETAAAAMTSLADTDALIIDLRQNGGGEPAMVAFVATYLFDAEPVHLNDIYFRRDDRIREFWTLPLIPAKRFGSKKPVYILTSTRTFSSAEEFTYDLKALKRAVIIGETTRGGANPCDEHRVTEHFSVFIPDGRPINPITKTNWEGTGVKPDVETSAENALSTAHILAIRQRIAQADDHESDAHLRQILDELQTKFGRRE